The Centropristis striata isolate RG_2023a ecotype Rhode Island chromosome 1, C.striata_1.0, whole genome shotgun sequence nucleotide sequence tctgccacacacatccactgattttatgggcaataaacaagctgctgcgggtctctgggggctctgctgtcccccggctcgtagcgagatcaccggcggtgaccggcggtctcaccggctcggcgcaacgagccgcagaaaccgcccgtgcggcgccaATTGCCCCGCTACcagtgatctcgctaccagccgggggacagcggagctgccgagagacctttcgcctttcaactttcactctaaactatttaaaacaccatctacagctaaagagagtttcgcgtctgcagcagccatgttggatccggaaagcttccaagtgccgattagtacgcgtcatcgtctcaccgtccctccccgctctgtgattggatccctaaaacagggctaggaAAATCGCTTagtttccagaccgcctggaggttcgaaatcaaattcgagcgcgcaaggcagtctgggtatacccaggctagaagTTGACAGCATTTATGAATACTTTACTTCAAGTCACAGAGTTCAGGAAAAGACTCAGGAATCTCAGGCATCTTGTACATGTGTCCGTTCAGTCCAGCCTGAAACAGACAGCAGTGTATCAGCAAGTCACACTCTTCAATGAATTAAACGTTGTTTGTGAATGGACGTTATCAGCCTACTTGTGTGCATGATCCATTATCAGTGTACCTGTGAGTCTCCAGTCGGAACAGGCAGTGGCAGGTCAGAGATCAGTCCGTATGGGGCTGGAGCTCGAGGGGGCCCGTGGGCACTATCGACCCCTGGGTGAGGCATGAGAGCTGGAGCTGGTCCTGTACCAGGAGGCGGCGTGTGACTGGGGCCCACGTGGCGAGGACCATAGTGGTAAGCCTGAGTGGGGTAAGGAGCCATACCAGACTGCTTGTACATACTGCTGGATAAACGTGGGAGGGCAAAAAAGATAATTTCATTAAAGCATAAAACATAACAAGcaaaaaaagttattacaagCTGGTTCttactttttttgattattttattgagCAGCTTCATTGAAAGGAACTTGGAACATGAGGAAAACACTGGACAGAACTTGTCAATTGTGACTATTGGGTATTGGCAACAGATCGACTTTTAAACTATTCTttggaagagagaaaaaaacctgacaaagTTAAAAACTACTGTCCCAATTTTCCATTACAAAGGTCCACTGCTTTTTAGTGCTACTTTCTTACAGCACAGAAACAATATTTACATGATGgtaaaaatatttcaatgagACAGAAGACCTGAACTTTCTGTTGTAgtttaatgaaaaataactgaaagacaAGTGTCCGTGATGTAAGTGGAAACTCACTATGGAAAGCCAGCAGGGCCTGAGGACATCAAGGCAGgaggacttttccagaactcgTCCAGCAGACTCTGAATGACTTTACCCAGATCTGAGTGCATCCCAaactacaacacacacaacatggaaAGTGTAATACTATAAAGCaagaaatagccacagaatcaaagaaaacaaagttaattttccaaattgaaatgaaagatgctaaaacagaaccaaaaaaaaaacatgctgataTTGCTATAGGCTTTTGGGAGATATTAGGAAAAGGCTGACTATGTTTAAAGAAGACCCATACAGGTTTTTCTGAGTGCGTTTTATATGTTGGTACAAGTAAATAACACTTCCTTGTTTCAACCCGGATAAGGCCTCATCTTAGTATTGGTACAGAAATGATACAAAGTGGCTAAGATGTTGAACAATCAAACCAGTGCTCAACAGACAAAAATCTACaaggaatgaccaaaaaaaacatgtttcatatAAACATCCTGAGCCCCTTTTCTTTCTGGTCAAATGAAGCATTTGGACAGTGGACGCAGTGAGAGGACAGGCTCTGTGCTGAGACAGCACACAGTTTAATTTACTATTCACATATGCCTGAACTTTTAAAAGACCTACTGCTCCTTTTTGGAAACCACCATACTTTGAGTCACAGACTTCAGTTTAATTTTTAGTCAGTCAGTAAGTAACTAGGTAATGTGGATACAGCTGCGAGTACTGATCTTGATAGAGTGATAGTATCCCTGTGCTGTGCTTATTACATGGTTTGATTAACAAAGCACActataaagttattgttaacAATGTTGTAAACACACAGCAAGAAAGATTATGTTACAGAGTGTCAGCAgtgacataataaaaaaaacatctgttttattgtgcaaACATGTCATTAGCAAACACCACTGCCATCTACCCAGCTTACACTTTGGCACATCAGGCTTTCATGAatgttttatattgcaaatctaGAAGAACCCGAACACTTCCTCTCTTTGAACTCCTTCAACATTCCTGGAAGCACCTCGAGGAACCTAGACGAGAAAGACTAGACAACTACTTACATTAGTGATGAGGGGGCTGGTGATGATGGTGCCATTATTGCTGTCGACTAAATGATGACCAACAGGGGGGTAGACACTAACCACTGGCTTCTCCTGGGGGAACTGAGGAGGCAGTAGACTGGAGGAAAGACAAGAGATTCAGCTTTCAGGAATCCTAATAACAGGATATAAAACAAGCTATAAAATATGTGATCATTATTATAATAGGGTTTTTATGGTAGTATCACATTTATTTGGCACTACATAGGGTAAAGGTTTCACTAACAGCTCTCAAACTTTGACCAGTTCAGGCTGTGGGGACTGGAGACAGTGAAGCATGTTTAAGTGGCCTTTCCtgcttttcttgtctttcttcTCTGTCTTGTGAAAATATGAAATGGTGGGTGCCCTCCTCTTCTACCACTCCTCATTGGCTTTGCAATTTTTTTAGTTGTTAATGTACAACATAGTTAAATTGTCCAAGTAAAATTGAAATTGGTGCATGTCTagttttgtaaatttgttttgatTAAAGCAAGCTTGTGTTTGGAAGAAGAAAAGTTTATGTTTATGTGAAATTACCATTCAGAGTTTTTGTTACTttggtgaaataaataaatgaataaatgaccTGTGTGTAGTGGTCAATTATTTTCATAACTAAATGTAGTGACGTGATGTACTCACATGTTAACACTAATGGTGGAACTGTTGACTGTGAATGGTATTCTGTACTCCACATCTTTCTGGATCTCTGCGAGGCTGTTGGAAAGCAGAAAGACGTAATCAGTTATCTTGTATCTGTAGTCATGATCAGCACATTTAGAAAACAGCAAATAGAATTGGGCAATATAAAGTTATACATCGCCAACACGAtggaaaaatgtctttgtctaCATTATTTACGTTCTGATCTTTGCACATAGGAGTGAAGCTGCAACAAACCAGCTAGTTGCGGTTTTGCTAACATTGACAAAATAGGCTTTATATAGCCTATTTATTAATCAAAATACCctaaaaacataatatattgatatatcacgATCAAGACATGAAATGAACCGTAATGTGaggattttggccatatcaccCAACCCTAACGGTAAATGTATTGTGGTGCTGATCCCAGAGTCACCTACTATTACTGTATGGAGTAAGTAATTGCTTTACCGTTCACTGCAGGCATAACTTTTAAGAATTTAAAACAAGCAATACTTTACACAGTATACCAAACAACAAAGCATTTAGCCCCACAAATAGAGCTGCTTGTCGAAAAAGGCCTTCACTGACTCCTATACAGTCTTTTAAAGCGTATGAAATCTCTTCTTCCATCCATGAATCCCTGACATCATTACCATTTCATCAGCAGCATTCATCACAGCAAATTAGCCTTTGTGGCCTCTGCACTAGAATTAATTTCACATCTGTAGGAAAAGCATGGTTCCTTCACAAACTGCGTGTAATGCAGTTTCTTTGTtacacacagtggtggaagaagcatCCACGTGCTTTACTTAAGTATAAGTACCACGGAAACTGCTGGTGTAGTTTAAACAATGTGCTGTATTTTAGAAGTTTGTTAAATTATCCATTGTGTAAAATCTTCATTCAAGAAGTAAGTAGAAACTAAAGCCACCAAATAAATATAGTTGAGTATAAAgtgcaatatttccctctgaaatgtagcgTTAGCAGAGTGGAAGTATCAAGCAGCATTAGAACAatactcaaaattgtactttagtacagtacttgtgtAAATGCACTGAGTAACTTTACACGACTAGTCATTAGAAGGGAGATTACTGCGATGTAATGCATCAGGCTGACAAGATGAAGTAAGAGAACAGTCTGTTTACGCTGGTAGTTAATGTATGATTGAGTTTTGAGATAAAACATATtgtcacacacagaaagaggatAGAGTCCCTTCGTAAACAAAGGCTAACGCTAATACTTTAATCTCCTCGTCTAATTAAATTAGCTAGCTCCTTCTAAAACTACATGCGTGATGAGTTGGCTGGTAAACACTGGAACGATCACAGGACCCGATCATCCAGCTACACCTCGTGTCATCTCACCTAAAAATAGACGATGTGACTGTCACTGACTGACTTGattagctagcaagctaacacAGCGCCCTGGCCAATCACATCGAGCTAGTTAGCTATGTGGAAAGATTAGCAAACATTAGCTGCTCATCGATCGCACAGGGGCATGTCAAAGCAGTAGGTAGTTTACGTGAAATTGTGTGTATCATTTTGATATATCTACAGAATCACGGGGACAAGGGTGTACAAAAACAAGGCTATACTACGTGTTAGCTTAACGTCCCTCCTCTGACTCAACTGTGAGCATGACAGCTAGCTATGCTAAGTAAacatcagctgtgtgtgtgtaaacccactcaacatgttttattaacGCGAGGAAAGTGGCCAAGAAACATTTTAGTCATCATATTCGGAGTTTGACAAACTAGCGTTACATATAACACGTTACTCGGCATCACCGGGGTCCGGTTTTAATGTGACCGACTGCCGATCACTCTACCTGGGATGAGCGGCTTTCAGTGACTCGATCTGCCGCTGTCTTTGCTGCTGGAGGCTGTTCAGAGGAGGTAGAGGTCCGGAGCCTTTGGACAGGGGGAAAAGCCAGTTCATCCTCTCCTGGCGAACCCTCGGACTGCGCTTAATGACAGAATGAACAGGCCGACTACTGACGAAGACGAAAAGGAAGAGAAAGTGAGAATGAACAGCACACGATGTGCAGGTTTGTGGTGCTAACTCCTGTTAGCTCACGACTCGGTTTGTTGTCCACACGGAGCTTACTTTGTAGTTACGTTACAAAGTCAGCTGGCATATCCTTTTGTGTCAAATAAAAtctctatttcatttttatctccaAGCGTTAGTATGTAGTTTTAGCATTGTCATTAATATTGAGGCGACAGATAATAATAGCGGAGTGAAGACAACAACCTTACGAGTAAGCAGCAGAAGCTTGATCAACTTATTTGCGTATTACGTCACGTCTACGTAAAGCGcaacttcctgtttttctttcatgaaACCCAGAGCCGCTGAGGCtgataaaacataaacaaaatcgATACAATTGTTAtcgattaaaaataaaaaataaaaaacgggcttaaaaaacaacaactatattattattgttgtagtAGACTTTTGGAGTTTTAATGaatcataatattttttatattgtctcTATATGTTTGCTGTATACACATTCAGTAATGCTTGTATTTACAGAACTCTATTCCTATATtccggtttgtttgttttttcatttcagaAGTTTAAATCATGGATGATATACAGGTAATAGTTTGCCACAACcagaaacaaactgaaaaaatgttatcttgaagaggttcattaggcctactaatatacttttttacactgtttctctatacaaGGCCAATATAGCAAATAGTTTCTTGTACCTGACAAGTTTCGGCTACCTTGTCTCTGTAGCCTTCATCAGAGGTGTCACGTGATGTTGGTGTGACGTTGTCTGTgatgtatttatatacagtctacagTATGGTGATGTGTTATATGGAGTTTTCCATCCCACCTGATGTGGCGCCCTCTGCTGTCTGGTGGTTTTTCATACAGCCGGGGGCGGCCCTGCAGGACTGTGTCCCAGGTGTGGGATAGCTGGTAGACTCCCTCATCCCGGTTGACCTCTGATGAAGGCTACAGAGACAAGGTAGCTGAAAACTTGTCAGGTACAAGAAACTATTTGCTATATTGGCCttgtatagagaaacagtgtaaaaaagtatattagTAGGCCTAATGAACCTCTTCAAGATATTACATAGAAGTCATGGACAGATTAGTGTAAAAGAATTCCATTGTTTGGAACAACTGGAACACAAACTGGCCCGCAACCGCAACCACCTGAGATTCACATTACGTTGCCGAGATGAAGG carries:
- the vps37a gene encoding vacuolar protein sorting-associated protein 37A isoform X1 produces the protein MNWLFPLSKGSGPLPPLNSLQQQRQRQIESLKAAHPSLAEIQKDVEYRIPFTVNSSTISVNILLPPQFPQEKPVVSVYPPVGHHLVDSNNGTIITSPLITNFGMHSDLGKVIQSLLDEFWKSPPALMSSGPAGFPYSMYKQSGMAPYPTQAYHYGPRHVGPSHTPPPGTGPAPALMPHPGVDSAHGPPRAPAPYGLISDLPLPVPTGDSQAGLNGHMYKMPEIPESFPELCDLNLTQLSDMSENEDVLLEFFVSLPQLKQVTSDKEELVTSIVDMAKKNLQMEPNLEGKRQEMLYKYEQLTQMKSAFETRMQRQHELSESCSLSTLQARLKVAAHQAEEESEETAENFLEGRTDIDEFLNSFMEKRTLCHSRRAKEEKLQQSINTHGQFPTSH
- the vps37a gene encoding vacuolar protein sorting-associated protein 37A isoform X2, with amino-acid sequence MNWLFPLSKGSGPLPPLNSLQQQRQRQIESLKAAHPSLAEIQKDVEYRIPFTVNSSTISVNILLPPQFPQEKPVVSVYPPVGHHLVDSNNGTIITSPLITNFGMHSDLGKVIQSLLDEFWKSPPALMSSGPAGFPYMYKQSGMAPYPTQAYHYGPRHVGPSHTPPPGTGPAPALMPHPGVDSAHGPPRAPAPYGLISDLPLPVPTGDSQAGLNGHMYKMPEIPESFPELCDLNLTQLSDMSENEDVLLEFFVSLPQLKQVTSDKEELVTSIVDMAKKNLQMEPNLEGKRQEMLYKYEQLTQMKSAFETRMQRQHELSESCSLSTLQARLKVAAHQAEEESEETAENFLEGRTDIDEFLNSFMEKRTLCHSRRAKEEKLQQSINTHGQFPTSH